Proteins from one Fragaria vesca subsp. vesca linkage group LG6, FraVesHawaii_1.0, whole genome shotgun sequence genomic window:
- the LOC101293124 gene encoding pentatricopeptide repeat-containing protein At2g13420, mitochondrial-like — protein sequence MAQRPFFSSSLLPLLRSARRRFSSLSSNPQNDAELVSNILLHHHNPFHAMESSLQLHGITLSPDLLHHTLLRLKQNSKIALALFHYANSLPSPPLTSHAFHLLIDIVAKVRQYDVAWQLILQMDPPTSAAFLILIRRLIASGLTRQAVRAFDDIETFVQTRPTSQDFIFLLDTLCKYGHVKLAAEVFNRRKHEYAADAKMYTVLVCGWCKIGRFDTAERFLEEMIQRGVEPNVVTYNVFLDGICRRASLHPEERFQRTIRDAQKVFDEMSSRGIEPDVTSFSIVLHVYSRAHKPELCLDRLKEMREKGICPTVATYTSVVKCLCSCGRLEEADELLGEMMRSGVTPSAATYNCFFKEYKGRKDAESALKLYRKMKEEGLFAPTVHTYNILVGMFLQLNRVEIVREIWDDMKESGEGPDLDSYTMLIHGLCEKQKWRDACQFFVEMIEKGLLPQKVTFETLYRGLIQSDMLRTWRRLKKKLDEESVTFGAEFQNYHLKPYRR from the coding sequence ATGGCACAACGTCCCTTCTTCTCCTCCTCTCTTCTTCCTCTTCTCCGTTCAGCTCGCCGCCGCTTCTCCTCCCTCTCCTCCAACCCCCAAAACGACGCCGAATTGGTATCAAACATCCTCCTCCACCACCACAACCCCTTCCACGCAATGGAGTCCTCCCTCCAGCTGCACGGCATCACTCTCTCCCCGGACCTCCTCCATCACACCCTCCTCCGCCTCAAGCAAAATTCCAAAATTGCCCTCGCCCTCTTCCACTACGCCAACTCCCTCCCCTCCCCTCCCCTCACCTCCCACGCCTTCCACCTCCTCATCGACATCGTCGCCAAGGTCCGCCAATACGACGTCGCTTGGCAGCTCATCCTCCAAATGGACCCCCCCACCTCCGCCGCTTTCCTCATTCTCATCCGCCGCCTCATCGCCTCTGGCCTCACCCGCCAGGCCGTCCGGGCCTTCGACGACATCGAGACCTTCGTCCAGACCCGCCCGACCTCCCAGGACTTCATCTTCTTGCTCGACACCCTCTGCAAATACGGCCATGTCAAACTCGCGGCCGAAGTCTTCAACAGAAGAAAGCATGAGTATGCGGCGGATGCGAAAATGTACACGGTTCTGGTTTGCGGGTGGTGCAAGATCGGCCGGTTCGATACGGCGGAGAGGTTCTTGGAAGAGATGATTCAGCGTGGTGTTGAGCCCAATGTGGTTACTTACAATGTGTTTCTCGATGGGATTTGCAGGCGGGCGAGTTTGCACCCTGAGGAGCGGTTTCAGAGGACCATAAGAGATGCACAGAAGGTGTTCGATGAAATGTCCAGCAGAGGCATTGAGCCGGATGTGACTAGTTTTTCGATTGTTCTTCATGTTTATAGCCGGGCGCATAAGCCGGAGTTGTGTCTTGACAGGCTCAAGGAAATGAGGGAGAAGGGGATTTGCCCCACCGTGGCGACCTACACTTCGGTTGTCAAGTGTCTCTGCTCCTGTGGAAGGCTCGAGGAAGCGGATGAGTTGCTTGGTGAGATGATGAGGAGTGGGGTGACTCCCTCTGCAGCTACTTATAATTGTTTTTTTAAGGAGTACAAGGGGAGGAAGGACGCGGAGAGCGCTTTGAAGTTGTATAGGAAGATGAAGGAGGAGGGGTTGTTCGCGCCGACTGTGCATACTTATAATATATTGGTGGGGATGTTTTTGCAGTTGAATAGGGTGGAGATTGTGAGAGAGATTTGGGATGACATGAAAGAGAGCGGGGAAGGGCCGGATTTGGATTCGTATACAATGTTGATTCATGGGTTGTGTGAGAAGCAGAAGTGGAGAGACGCTTGCCAGTTTTTTGTGGAGATGATTGAGAAGGGGCTTCTTCCTCAGAAAGTTACTTTTGAGACACTCTACAGAGGGTTAATACAGTCTGATATGTTGAGGACTTGGAGAAGATTGAAGAAGAAGCTTGATGAGGAGTCTGTTACTTTTGGAGCGGAGTTCCAAAATTATCACCTAAAGCCATACAGGAGATGA
- the LOC101307517 gene encoding heat stress transcription factor B-3-like, with protein MEGVCDQKVLLEYVTRKSSPPPFLFKTYMLVEDPATDAVISWNEDGSAFVVWQPAEFARDLLPTLFKHSNFSSFVRQLNTYGFRKVATSRWEFCNDKFRKGEKDHLCEIRRRKAWSNKQQPNQQGQAAGGEDDQSDERSSSTSSSSEYSSLIDENRRLKMENGVLSCELTSMKNKCKELLDLVAKNGRDADQEEDDDQRPKLFGVRLEVEGERERKRKRAEIISESASILLSQPCK; from the exons ATGGAGGGTGTGTGTGATCAAAAGGTTCTGTTGGAATACGTCACGAGGAAGTCGAGCCCGCCGCCTTTCTTGTTCAAGACGTACATGCTGGTGGAGGATCCGGCAACCGACGCCGTGATATCGTGGAATGAAGACGGGTCGGCGTTCGTCGTTTGGCAGCCAGCCGAGTTTGCCCGAGATCTCCTCCCAACTCTCTTCAAGCACAGTAACTTCTCTAGCTTTGTCAGGCAGCTCAATACTTAC GGATTTCGCAAAGTTGCAACCAGCCGGTGGGAGTTTTGCAACGACAAGTTTCGAAAGGGTGAAAAGGATCATCTGTGTGAAATCCGTCGTAGAAAAGCATGGTCGAACAAGCAACAGCCAAATCAGCAAGGCCAAGCAGCAGGAGGAGAAGATGACCAGTCTGATGAAAGGTCTTCGTCGACTTCTTCTTCGTCTGAGTACAGCTCTCTTATTGATGAAAACAGACGGCTGAAGATGGAAAATGGGGTTTTGAGCTGCGAGCTTACGAGCATGAAAAACAAGTGCAAGGAGCTTCTCGATTTGGTGGCCAAGAATGGCCGGGATGCGGATCAAGAGGAAGACGACGACCAAAGGCCAAAGCTGTTTGGTGTGAGATTGGAGGTTGAGGGAGAGAGGGAAAGAAAGAGAAAGAGGGCAGAGATAATTAGTGAAAGCGCAAGCATTTTACTATCTCAACCATGCAAATAA
- the LOC101307813 gene encoding uncharacterized protein LOC101307813 has protein sequence MPEESVRSKMESLRVACDREIRTHLQKTDAATAALHDSLATIHARTRETVQCQGRLGEAKANLRQAEEELFKALAAKTRKEAKRMAMMDAISARKARIDELKRVVQDRRAKRDEYAAILNQISGSEDRSIEDSKEETEEAISWYNEVLGFHIEGGHGVRFKFKHINSKNPNEEFSFTVRLANDVYTLLDCDPHLNEIKGLLDEANRTNGLFKFVRDMRQRFQEAASQGLAMVLHQEYSTISGSAPALSVSTVRSESFAESHEQLQVQHEKPDRQVKIFSPGKGSKSQNLSPGSSLSRRRSPRFRVRK, from the exons ATGCCAGAAGAATCCGTACGGTCGAAGATGGAGTCGCTAAGGGTGGCCTGCGACAGAGAGATTCGAACTCACCTCCAGAAGACCGATGCTGCCACGGCGGCGCTTCACGACTCCCTTGCTACCATCCACGCCAGAACTCGAGAAACAGTCCAGTGCCAAG GGAGACTTGGAGAGGCTAAAGCGAACCTGCGACAAGCCGAGGAGGAATTGTTCAAGGCCCTAGCAG CAAAGACTCGTAAAGAGGCCAAGCGGATGGCAATGATGGATGCAATTTCTGCTAGGAAAGCTAGAATCGACGAGCTTAAGAGAGTGGTGCAGGATCGGAGGGCTAAGAGGGATGAGTATGCTGCAATTCTGAATCAAATTTCTG GATCTGAAGATAGGTCGATTGAAGACAGTAAAGAAGAAACAGAAGAGGCCATATCATGGTATAATGAGGTCCTTGGTTTCCATATTGAAGGCGGACATG GGGTGAGATTCAAGTTCAAACATATTAACTCAAAAAATCCAAATGAGGAATTCTCCTTCACTGTTAGGCTCGCAAATGATGTGTACACCT TGTTAGATTGTGATCCACACTTGAATGAGATCAAAGGGTTGTTAGACGAAGCGAACAGAACCAATGGATTATTTAAATTTGTCAGAGATATGAGACAAAGGTTTCAAGAAGCTGCTTCTCAAG GATTAGCAATGGTTCTGCATCAAGAGTATTCAACAATTTCTGGGTCTGCCCCAGCTTTGTCAGTGTCAACAGTCAGAAGTGAATCTTTTGCTGAGAGTCATGAGCAACTCCAAGTTCAACATGAAAAACCTGATAGACAAGTCAAGATATTTAGCCCTGGAAAGGGGAGTAAATCACAGAATCTATCTCCTGGGTCTTCATTGTCTCGTCGTCGCTCTCCTCGTTTTAGG GTCAGGAAATGA